One stretch of Brachyhypopomus gauderio isolate BG-103 chromosome 8, BGAUD_0.2, whole genome shotgun sequence DNA includes these proteins:
- the rgs8 gene encoding regulator of G-protein signaling 8 — MKTRLGCLSNKSDSCSDFSEISPPGLKRSTKHPKLSTDEVTKWADSFDVLLSNKYGLAMFRAFLKTEYSDENIEFWLTCEDYKRIKSPVKLVSKANKIYMEFIDVQAPREVNIDFRTRQETRQKLLEPTSSSLNEVQAKVYSLMEKDSYPRFLRSKIYQELLNRTQMHCQRKSV, encoded by the exons ATGAAAACCAGACTTGGATGTCTATCCAATAAATCTGACTCATGCAGTGACTTTTCTGAAATTTCACCTCCTGGACTGAAGAGATCCACAAAACATCCAAA GTTATCCACAGATGAAGTAACTAAATGGGCAGATTCATTTGATGTTCTTCTGTCAAACAAGT atGGCTTGGCAATGTTCAGAGCATTCCTCAAAACAGAGTACAGTGATGAAAACATTGAGTTCTGGCTAACTTGTGAAGACTACAAAAGGATCAAATCTCCTGTGAAGCTTGTGTCCAAAGCCAACAAGATCTACATGGAGTTCATTGATGTCCAAGCTCCCAGAGAG GTTAACATAGACTTTAGGACCAGGCAAGAGACCAGACAGAAGCTACTGGAGCCGACCTCTTCCAGTCTTAATGAGGTTCAAGCCAAGGTGTACAGCCTCATGGAGAAAGACTCCTACCCACGATTTCTGCGATCAAAGATCTACCAGGAGCTACTGAACAGAACACAGATGCACTGTCAGAGGAAGTCTGTTTAA
- the rgs16 gene encoding regulator of G-protein signaling 16 has product MCRRLAVLPNACLERAKGLKESVGSFLQKQDWRLHSCTNKLRKPRYRLTLEECLRWKESFEKLLSSKYGLYTFRAFLVSEFSEENIAFYLACEDYRNTECIAKLPAKAQSIYNEFIGSEAPREVNIDHETRDITQVNVNSPTPKCFDLAQYRIYILMEKDCYPRFLRSTTYRDLLSQLTKESCKAGR; this is encoded by the exons ATGTGCAGAAGACTAGCAGTACTGCCTAATGCTTGCCTGGAAAG GGCTAAAGGATTAAAAGAAAGTGTGGGCAGCTTTCTACAGAAGCAGGACTGGAGGTTGCACAGCTGTACTAACAAACTGAGGAAACCAAGATACAG ACTCACATTGGAGGAATGTCTGAGGTGGAAAGAATCTTTTGAAAAGCTACTGTCCAGCAAAT ATGGCTTATATACCTTCAGAGCTTTTCTGGTGTCTGAATTCAGTGAGGAGAACATAGCCTTCTACCTGGCCTGCGAGGACTACAGAAACACAGAGTGCATAGCCAAGCTCCCAGCCAAAGCCCAGAGCATTTACAATGAGTTCATTGGAAGTGAAGCACCCAGAGAG GTTAACATCGACCATGAGACACGAGACATTACCCAGGTCAACGTGAACAGCCCCACACCAAAATGTTTTGATCTAGCCCAGTATCGGATCTACATCCTTATGGAGAAGGACTGCTATCCACGATTCCTCCGCTCCACCACATACCGAGATTTGCTTAGCCAGCTGACCAAGGAAAGCTGCAAAGCAGGAAGATGA